The segment ACCACCAAGGTGACAAGGGTGGGCATTACAGTTAAATTACAATAGATCTCCCTCAAAGTAATGGAGAGCCTCCAGATCTTTCCGTTCACTTGCATAATGTAACGTCTATGTTATGTATCTAAGTTATCTGGTTAATATCATAGGATGTGTCATAGAACAGGCTTCAGTTTATTATTGGCATAAAGACACTCTTCAGCTTCACCTCAGGCATCTATTCCTTTTTAGATGCTTCTTTTGTAATAATATTGCGGCATCAAAATCTAACAGTGTTTTAATCATGTATTCATGTTTGCATAGACAGGTTTTCATGTCAtatctttatttttaacattCATTTTCATAACAGTCTTTAGGTATTTTCATTATCTCCATTACAACCATACCCCCCACACACATGCCCCAGCCCTGAGTACTAAACCTATTAATGATCGAAATgagaaatttctaaaaatggccATCCTTAATTTTAACTCCATTTTCTGTATGAACGGTGCTTTGTGTATTTTCTTTGCTGTTACTCTGCAATAAATCACCCTTTTTATAATCAAAATTGTCTGACATCTTCTTTTCTTACATTCTTACATTGAACTTTACTCATGAACATTAGGCTAGCATAGATATCACACTATATTTTCTAATTTAAACCAAAAAACTGTCGCACTAAATTCTCAGATACCTCTAAACTTGCAAGTGCATCTTCTTTCCTGTATTGACCCCCTTAACATTCTCCTAAAATGATTTATGATAGTAATTTTCAAGATCACactaaaagaaacaaaaatgtaaatacaaataacACCTTAAACTACTTTTTGTACATGTACATTGCTCAAAAGATCCACCAAATAGAAAAAGATTTTCTCAGCAAGAATAAAAGTTAAAGGGAACATTGACTATGACTCTGCAGAATCAAATGTGCTTCACTGTTAAACTTCAATATAGCTCACCCTTTTTATCATGAGGATAACTGGACATTTTTCTTAGTTGAGATGATTTAAAGGGATATGGATGGGTTGTAGTACAACATCAGTTTACACTATCAATTGCATCCTGTTTTGTGTATTCTCTCCAGTATTCTGGGATCTTACCCTTCTCCTGAAATGATTTCTGATAGTGATTTTCCAGATCTTTCTGGAATCGGCACACAAACCACTTCCAGTAGGCAGGCTCAGAAACATTTGGGGTGATGCTCCATTCTGCATAAACTCCTCCTGCTCTTTTGTATTCTTTAAATGGAAACCGATGATCTGATGATTTAAACAATTCACTACTTGTCACTACATTTGAGCAAAACTCTTTACAAAGATTCTTTGTTTCATCATAACAGAACCCATTAAGTCCATTAATTCGGTGGAAAGCAGCACTGTGATCTCCATCATGGTCTGCAATGGTGTTTGTGCAGGTGACTCCACAAAACGGACACTGAACCCAACAGCACTGACAGAAGTGATCAATCAGAAGCTCATCTGGTCTGTCTTTATAGTCCAATTTCCCCAGAAAGTCACTGAAATGAGCACTTACATCAGACATTATTGACGGAAGTACCTTTCTTATCACATCTTCTAGGAGTTTCACACTAACTCCATCATGCTTTAGTCCACTGAAGTCGTTTACAGAAAAGATCAGCTCATCTGAGATCAGCTGTGTGAAACTTTTCAACCAGAGATAAGCGTCTCCACTGTTCACTTGATGTTCAGTGGATTTATGAGCTGCTTCAAAGATCTTCTGCTGCAGAAGTTCAATGTTCTCCTTCATCTTGCGTAAAACACTCACACTGAATTTATCATTGATGTACTGACTGActtcatttttgatgaaattcttGAAGTGATCTCTGGGATTATGAATGTAGTTCATGTATTTGTCAAAATCCTCCTCTTCTGCCAGTGTATTCAGGATGTGTTTCTCCAATTTTGATCTGTTTCCATTCAGTGATTTACAGTTTGATCTCATTTCATCTGCTAAATCTTTGGCAGTCTTCTTGTAGATGCTCAGCTCAATGGGCTCTTTCAGTTTCTGACAGATGATCTCACCAAAAATGGCAGTTGATGTTTCGTCATGATAGTATTTCTGGAAAATACTATAATACTCTTCTCTCTTCCTCTCAACATATATTACAGGATCATTGGCATTTCTGAACAGTCTGTGTTGGTCAGTGATCATCTTGTTTGCTCTCTTACAGATGGAAAGAACCAAATCAATGAAGAATTCATCCTTGaacacatattttgctgatttctCATCTTCCTGATGTTTTGTTACTGTCTTCTTGATGTAATCTGTGAGTTtctgaatgcagtttttgttgtagCCCATCTTTGAAATGTTAAAAGACTGAATCATTTTGTCTGACTGCTGATCAACATCTGAGACTAATGATTTTATTTGGGATTCTTCTTCATTAGAGAGAAGACTAAAGCCTAACATCTCTTTAACCCCTCTTACGTCTTTTTTAATGTGTCCAGTGGATCTCTTAATCTGTACATAATCTGAATAACTCCACACAGTGAAAATATCCCTGTCCTCCTTCAGTTGATCTACAAGAGCACTTTTATAGATGTCACTGAGGATTTTTCTCACATCTCTCATTATGTCAATGTCTTTGATTGCAAGAGTGTCTCTGATCTTCTTCATACTATGTTCCCAAAACAAATCAAACTCTTTCTTCAGTATTTCCTCTTTGAGTTTTAAGGCAAGTTCTTTGCTCTTTTCATAGAGAGTGTTTTCATGATGTGTCCTCTGAGCATCAATCATTTTCTTCTGGTCTCGCTGCTGAAGAATCtcatttattttcctttttgtttCTCTCACAATGTTTTCCTGAAGCTCTTTGATATGAATTTCAAATGATGTTTTCCACTGAATCAATATAGAAACATATGTATCTTTATCAAAGAACTCAGACATTGATTTTTTCACTTCTTCATTTGCCTCCTTCAGCTCACTTAGTATATCACTTTCCTCAACCTCATTAATTGtttcattttctattttgttGTATAGCTTGTTCTCAGTTTCCATCATGGCACTGCGAAGACTCCAGGACCACTTGCTATATTCTGTCTCCAGTTTCCTGTAGGCTGAAGTCTCCAGAGAATTTTTGAAGCTGAAGACAAACTTTTCATTTAGTAAAGCCTCCCAGAGATCTTTAATATGGTCTTTTAAGTCTATCAGCCTCATTCCACCTGATTCTTTTGCATGTGTTATTATAGTTTCCTTCAGTTCTTGAATGTTCTCACAGTAGTTTGGGTTTGGTGGAGCCATTGGTGGGTTTCCCTCCCAGAGCTGAGCAAAATACTTCACATCTTTATGAACATCAAATCTAATCACATCACTGAAATGTTCTTTATCCCTCATGTCATCTTCAGCAGCAAGTTTTGTCATATCATCCAGTGTTCTCTGCAGTTGTCTCCTTCCCTCCATGTTTTTCTCTCCAGCTGTGACGTCTGAAACGTTCTgatgcacaaacacacagctgGGATTTAGTCTGACCTTCTTCATCCTCATGAAGGCCTGAACAACAATCTGAAGAATGTCCTGCATCTCAGCCAGATTTTCTCCAAAGATGTTGatcaaagtcagatttgcaaaacCAACTACAAATGTGGCCAATTCATTGTCATGATGTCTTGTTGATCTTCCAGCTAATTCTAGACCACGAAGACCCTCTGTATCAACAACCAGAATATAGTCAAAGTTCATCAGTGTTTTCATCTCGTCTGACACTTTAACCAGCTGCATGAAAGCTCCTCTGGTGCACCTGCCAGCACTGACGGCAAACTGTAGTCCAAACATGGCATTCAGCAAGGTGGATTTCCCAGAGCTCTGAACTCCTAAAACTGACAACACAAAGACTCTCTGGTCTCCCAGTTTCTGGAGGATTTGATCTAGAACAGCAGAGATCCAGATCACAGGAACATGAGCAGCATCTCCATCCATCAGCTCCAGCGGAAATCCAGAGATCATCATCTCTGCTGCGAGAATTGGTAGAGAAGAGAAGTCCATCTGCAGGTCTGTCTTGTTCTTTGGCACAGATGAACATGATTCATAGATCTGACCGATCTCCCTCATGATGTGCTCCAAACCAAAGGTTGCAGATTGAAGATCCTCAGATATTTTCTCAAGTTCAGTTTGCTCAGCTTTAAGTTGCTCAGATTTATCTCGATTCTCTTTCAGTCTTTTAACTGTTGACCACTTTTCATCATACTTTTGATGTAGAGCAGAAAGACCAAATGCTGTATGTTCATCCAGAAGAATTCCAAGCCATTTGAGGAAAAACTTATTTGCATCATTTAAgcaaatttctttcaaaaataattttacaaactTGCTGATGCCAGAATCATGTTGCTGTTGGCGGATTTCCTTCAATGATGCAGTTTTTGAATTTCTTTCCTGTTCTGTCTCATCTGCTTGGCATCTATGTATTTCTTTGTTCTTCTGACTCCACTCATGCCACAGTTTCCCCTGATGAGGCAGAAATGATTCTTTGATTTCTCTCAGATCTTTATTCTCCAGTAAACTCATCATCTTTTGTGCTGCTTCTCTTCCTCTCCTGCAGTCTTCATCATCTTCCTCATCTACTCTTATGTCTGATTTGTTTTTCACATCTTCAAAATTGAAATTGGAAGGTGATTCTGAGAGACACTCATTTATAGCTCTTCTGAGCTCTTCAGAAACACCTGACTGATTTCTGTCTTTCAGACCCATCTTATATTTCCCTTTCATTTTCTTAATGTCAGTTAAAGAGTTAACATCATCTGTAAGAAGACAAATGAGTGGCTTTGAGTCCTTGTATAGCTGTTTCAGTTTTATCATATCTTTGTCATTCCTGTGAAGTTGTGGTAGAAGAACAACATTGACTGAGGCCATTTGAGTGAGGATCTGCAGCTGTTTCTCATGGTCTCCTGCATCACCGTGTAGATTACAGAACGCAACACAGTCAGTGAATTTATCTTCATTTGATCCAGATGGGCAGAACCAGGCGATCTCCACCACTCCATCCATCAGTTCTCTGGTTCTGCTGCTGCCGGGGCAGTTCCTGTGGAAGAATGTGTTGTGTTTCTCATTGATCAGATTGTTCATCAGCTGAGACTTAGATGAAGACACAGAGTCAAACCTGAAGAAAAACACCATTGGAGTTTGTGCCTTGTAGATCGGCTGGGTTTGACTGATGATTTCATTGTTGGTGTTTCTCATCTTCCAGCTCTTCTTTATCTGTCTGAATGTCCAGAGAGGAAACTCAATCTGTTGTGTTTCTGGATCAGGAACAAGCAGAGGCAGAGCATACTGACACTGGGACAGTTTAGTGACCATCAGCTGCTTCAGAAAACCATCAGCACAATGAAACACGGCCATCTGAACATCCATCGGGTGAATTTGCTCAGACTGAATTGTTCCTTCATTAGAAGGagtatcatttttaaaaatatcatcaaaaatatcatcaTCGTCTTTAGATGTGTCATTGTGTTTTTGTTGTATCTGACCCTGTTCATCGGTCTCTTTAGTTTTAATAGTTCTTGCTCTGTAGTTCATCATCAGTAGTTTTTGAATGAAAGTCTGAACCAGCTCCTCTTCAGCACAAGCCTGAGGAGAGTGTAATAAATGTCTCTTTATCTGAAGAACATCTGCACTTCTCAGTTTGTAGTGTTCTCTTTTAAGATGAAGTCTTTGAAACAGATGTTTAAGTTTTTCATTCTCTTCCTGTTGTTGGTATGGATCTGGATTAACTTCAGTTGTTCCAAAGTTTTCCTTGTTTCCCGAGTAAATAAATAAGCAACATaacatttactttaatttaattacttaattaaaatATTCTTGAATTGACACCTAAGCAAACTTAATGTAATGAAGAAATAgttaattttgtttaaaaacaacTACTGAATCATAGTAAACATTACCAAAAATGAGCAACATATAAAAACTCAGTTTACCAAAGAGTGTTTTATATTTTGAAGATGTTAAACAGTTTATACCACATTAATACCACATTACGgttaaagtaagaaagaaagtaGGTTGTAGTTTGTACTAATACAATGTCCTTGTTGTGAAATAACCAGACACTCACTTTGTGTTTTTCTCCAGTTTCTGATGTTGAGGTGTGCTCCATACTTGTTGATTCACCTTAAAAAAAggcagaaaacaaaacaaatttagcTTAAAGTAAGCATTTGAAACAAAGTatgtttttacttatttaaatgtGTAGTATTTTCatggtattttttaataatttaagagTATTGctgtataaaatattttatttaatttttgcagtTTCAGTTGACAGtactggcagggattgtaggtgagAGGAGTGAATGACCAGCTCTCTCTTCCATGCTCAATACACACCACTGAAGTGCCCTtaagcaaggcactgaacccctaATTGCTCCCCTGGCACCACAGCAAAATGGCTGCCCATTACTTTGGTTGTGACCATGATAGTCacgtcaagtcacctttatttatttagcagttttaacaatacaggttgtgttAAAGCAAATTCACAGTTTTAAACAGGACAACAGTGTATCAATAATCCAGTATTGTCGCGCTAACCAGTTGGAGGTGTGGCTGTCTTCCGTGTACCCGTCATTTCTTTCTCCTGCATGCCGCCTCCACTGCCGCATACACTCCTCTGGTGCGTCTCGACCAGGTGAAATGAATTGGGGAAATTAGAAGTTCGCGCCCAGTTCAGTGTTTCAAATACATGCATTAGTCATTTGACTGGAGTGCGATGGACAAAGAAGGCAGAGGCACAAATTAATTCACTGTGAGGAACTGGGACTTTTTGATCATGACGGGCTATCGGTAAGCTCACGTGAACTCTTAATTCATAGACTCTCATTTAGATCCTTTGTTTGGTATTTAATGTGGTAAATGTGTTAATGTTACAGGTGAAGTTTGAAAGTAATTATTACTGCATGATTTAAAGAGATAGTGATAActaataagactaaaatgcttagATTGGTATGGTATTGCTTGTAACATGCAGAGTAATAGTTCAAGCTGTGTTGCCTGTAAAATGCATTTGACCATTCCTGTGTTGGAAAAATacctatttatttaaaatgtttgtgTTTTATGTGTTTAAAGGTTTTTCACCTGTTGCATTTTAACCTACCATTACCACATGAAGTgatcaaaataaatattattctGACAGAAATCACAAATGTCTTGTCCTTTTCAAGTGTGGACACCTCACAGTTAGAAGACACTTGACAAGTATtataaacaatcaattttcagttaaaggtgTTCAGGTTCATCATGGAATTCAGTGATGTCTTCATCCGGCTCAgctcagttcaaatagtatacaataTTGCTGGAAGTTAAATGTCCCCAACTAATCCAGAGGCAAcagtggcaaggaaccaaaaatccacaggtgacagaaatggagaaaaagaCCTTGGAAGAAACCAAGCTTAGTCAGGGGGCTAGTACTagatgaaaccagcagtttgtaccaaagTCAGATTGCAGAGAACTCATcagatggccgtctaggttggcgaggtcttcacagatggtctctggagctcatctggttgacattcagggctattGAAGTCAtttccaggtggtgatccatgatctaagctgggtacggactggatccgggggactgcagtgaccatctgatctggatagaggctgggtctggtggctacggtgaccttggaataaaaatgaaactaatattagcgtagatgccattcttcttacgatgcaacgagtgcattatgggaggtgttttcggttccggttgacctaattaatgcagcctaacaatcctgtAACGAATTTGGATTATGACAtttattaagtgtaggccaggttaaagagatgtgtctttaatctagatttaaacgcaagataagaaaatgatctgccgccggcagttgattttgatattctaggtattatcaaattgccagagttttgagaatgcAATGGACATGAggactataatgtgataagagTTTGCGTAAGTACTGAGGAGTTAAACCATTAAGGGCTTtttaagtaattagcaagattttaaaatctatatgatgtttaatagggagccaatgcagtgctgacagaaccggactaatatggtcatactttctggttctagtaagaactctagctgctgcattttggaccaccttgagtttgtttattaagcgtgcagaacaaccacccaataaagcattacaataatctacccttgagatAATGAAcacatggattaacgtttctgcatttgacattgagagcataggttgtaatttttatatgttttttaacTAATAACCTATGCTGTCAATGTCAAATACTGAAATTTTAATTGAAATGATTTGATTTTAAATGATATGcagtgcgtgcgtgtgtgtgtgtgtgtgttcactgttCCTAATGTGTGTGCAATAACTTGGATGGAACAAATTCTAGGTATAGGGTACTATACTTGGCATTCATATAATTTCACTTTAGTTTTACCTCAAGTGTTGATTCCGCCTGATTAAAAAAAAGATCATGAGACACAGAACNNNNNNNNNNNNNNNNNNNNNNNNNNNNNNNNNNNNNNNNNNNNNNNNNNNNNNNNNNNNNNNNNNNNNNNNNNNNNNNNNNNNNNNNNNNNNNNNNNNNNNNNNNNNNNNNNNNNNNNNNNNNNNNNNNNNNNNNNNNNNNNNNNNNNNNNNNNNNNNNNNNNNNNNNNNNNNNNNNNNNNNNNNNNNNNNNNNNNNNNNNNNNNNNNNNNNNNNNNNNNNNNNNNNNNNNNNNNNNNNNNNNNNNNNNNNNNNNNNNNNNNNNNNNNNNNNNNNNNNNNNNNNNNNNNNNNNNNNNNNNNNNNNNNNNNNNNNNNNNNNNNNNNNNNNNNNNNNNNNNNNNNNNNNNNNNNNNNNNNNNNNNNNNNNNNNNNNNNNNNNNNNNNNNNNNNNNNNNNNNNNNNNNNNNNNNNNNNNNNNNNNNNNNNNNNNNNNNNNNNNNNNNNNNNNNNNNNNNNNNNNNNNNNNNNNNNNNNNNNNNNNNNNNNNNNNNNNNNNNNAAAAAACGTGTCAGcacactgtaaaatccaatagtttaccttacttagatttacttagttatctttacttagttgctatacttaataataataatacattttatttgatggCGCCTTTCAAAGCACCCAAGGTCACCTCACaagcaaataaaaatacaaataaataaagatacaaatcattacataaaacaaaaacacacagtaaACAGTCCGCAAATAGAAATGAGGTGCATTAAGAActcaataaaatatattataagaaagCCTGTATAAAAAGATGTGTCTTAAGACGTTTTTTAAAAGTCAACAGACTTACTAGGTTGTATcgagttacagctactttcaatgcgattaaaacaatttacttactgctttgagtgacgcttacttaaaatattcaagtagccacaaagggaccaatgacattaataaaccagtgagaggcagcagtgcactaatatgttgctaatttcctaaataaaaaagaagaaaataaaagtttttgaggtGGGTCAATAGTTAATCTGCAGTTATTTTTCACAAC is part of the Garra rufa chromosome 1, GarRuf1.0, whole genome shotgun sequence genome and harbors:
- the LOC141319719 gene encoding interferon-induced very large GTPase 1-like, with protein sequence MQEKEMTGTRKTATPPTGESTSMEHTSTSETGEKHKENFGTTEVNPDPYQQQEENEKLKHLFQRLHLKREHYKLRSADVLQIKRHLLHSPQACAEEELVQTFIQKLLMMNYRARTIKTKETDEQGQIQQKHNDTSKDDDDIFDDIFKNDTPSNEGTIQSEQIHPMDVQMAVFHCADGFLKQLMVTKLSQCQYALPLLVPDPETQQIEFPLWTFRQIKKSWKMRNTNNEIISQTQPIYKAQTPMVFFFRFDSVSSSKSQLMNNLINEKHNTFFHRNCPGSSRTRELMDGVVEIAWFCPSGSNEDKFTDCVAFCNLHGDAGDHEKQLQILTQMASVNVVLLPQLHRNDKDMIKLKQLYKDSKPLICLLTDDVNSLTDIKKMKGKYKMGLKDRNQSGVSEELRRAINECLSESPSNFNFEDVKNKSDIRVDEEDDEDCRRGREAAQKMMSLLENKDLREIKESFLPHQGKLWHEWSQKNKEIHRCQADETEQERNSKTASLKEIRQQQHDSGISKFVKLFLKEICLNDANKFFLKWLGILLDEHTAFGLSALHQKYDEKWSTVKRLKENRDKSEQLKAEQTELEKISEDLQSATFGLEHIMREIGQIYESCSSVPKNKTDLQMDFSSLPILAAEMMISGFPLELMDGDAAHVPVIWISAVLDQILQKLGDQRVFVLSVLGVQSSGKSTLLNAMFGLQFAVSAGRCTRGAFMQLVKVSDEMKTLMNFDYILVVDTEGLRGLELAGRSTRHHDNELATFVVGFANLTLINIFGENLAEMQDILQIVVQAFMRMKKVRLNPSCVFVHQNVSDVTAGEKNMEGRRQLQRTLDDMTKLAAEDDMRDKEHFSDVIRFDVHKDVKYFAQLWEGNPPMAPPNPNYCENIQELKETIITHAKESGGMRLIDLKDHIKDLWEALLNEKFVFSFKNSLETSAYRKLETEYSKWSWSLRSAMMETENKLYNKIENETINEVEESDILSELKEANEEVKKSMSEFFDKDTYVSILIQWKTSFEIHIKELQENIVRETKRKINEILQQRDQKKMIDAQRTHHENTLYEKSKELALKLKEEILKKEFDLFWEHSMKKIRDTLAIKDIDIMRDVRKILSDIYKSALVDQLKEDRDIFTVWSYSDYVQIKRSTGHIKKDVRGVKEMLGFSLLSNEEESQIKSLVSDVDQQSDKMIQSFNISKMGYNKNCIQKLTDYIKKTVTKHQEDEKSAKYVFKDEFFIDLVLSICKRANKMITDQHRLFRNANDPVIYVERKREEYYSIFQKYYHDETSTAIFGEIICQKLKEPIELSIYKKTAKDLADEMRSNCKSLNGNRSKLEKHILNTLAEEEDFDKYMNYIHNPRDHFKNFIKNEVSQYINDKFSVSVLRKMKENIELLQQKIFEAAHKSTEHQVNSGDAYLWLKSFTQLISDELIFSVNDFSGLKHDGVSVKLLEDVIRKVLPSIMSDVSAHFSDFLGKLDYKDRPDELLIDHFCQCCWVQCPFCGVTCTNTIADHDGDHSAAFHRINGLNGFCYDETKNLCKEFCSNVVTSSELFKSSDHRFPFKEYKRAGGVYAEWSITPNVSEPAYWKWFVCRFQKDLENHYQKSFQEKGKIPEYWREYTKQDAIDSVN